The genomic window CAAGATTTCCTATTGGAGTTGGAACTAAGCACAACATAATATTGTACTATTTAGCCATGTTATATTTAGCTTTGAATTTCTCAACTCTACCAGCAGCATCAACAAGTTTTTGCTCACCTGTAAAGAATGGGTGACAAGATGAACAAATGTCGATTCTTAAAGACTCAACATTTGATTTTGTTTCAAATGTGTTACCACAAGCACAAGAAATTGTACAAACTTTATAATCTGGATGAATATCTTTTTTCATGCCATAATCCTTAATGTAATTAATGTTTAGTAAAAGGTCAAGTCTATTGCTAGCCCTTTAAAAAACTCTTTAGGGACGGGATTATAACGAAAAATACTTAATAATATCTGAATTTAAGTTTTCTATTATATTGGATGTTTTATCTAAAAATTGTGACTTATTAAAAGTATTTTGTCTTTTTGCAAGTTTTGCCGTATTCGCAGATAATTTCTCTTCTAATTCTTGTTTTGAAAGTTTCCCATCTAAATACTCTAAAGTCTCAATAATTCCAATAGAAGCCATACAATTTGGCTCTCTTGTGTATTTTTTTTCTAAAAATATAACTTCATCAATAAGTCCTGAATTTACCATGATTTTTGTTCGTAAAGCAATTCTATTTTTTAATTCCTCTTTGTCCCAAAGAATTTCAAAAATTTTTAAATCTTTTGCAACAGCAATTTTAGGATTTTTTTCAAAATAAGAAGTAGGGCTAAGACCAGTTTCTTTGTAAATAGCATAAGCTTTTTCGATTCTGTATCTATCATTTTTTTCAATTTTTTGCATATATTCTTTATCTATTTCATACAGTAAATCATAAGCATCTTGTTGAGGAATATCAAGTTTGATTTTTGAATCAACGCCTTTTGACAATCCATCAATCAAAGCTTTTAAATAAAATCCAGTTCCACCAACGATGATTAAATTTTTCTCATTTTTGATTGCATAATCTTTAGCTTTTTTATAAAGCTCAATAAATTTAACAACATCAAACTCTTCATTTGGAAAAACTTCGTCTATTCCAAAATGAATTATATTTCCTCTCTCTTCTAGGCTTGGTTTTGCAGAAGCTATTTCTATCTCTTTATAAACACAAAGAGAATCAAGAGATAAGATTATAGAGTTAGTTTTATTTGCGATTTCTAAAGATAGGGCAGTTTTACCTGAAGCAGTTGAACCAATTATTGCGATTTCTTTCATGATTTTACTTTTGAATTTTTACAATCTTCTAATTTTTGATTTAATTCATTTATCTCTTTTTCTTTTTGAATAAGAGTTCTTAAAAGATCAGATACATCTTTTGAACCAGAATCTATAACATCATTTTGGGTTTTTGAAACACAAGCTGTAAAGCTAAAAGATAAAAGTAGGGCACTTATAAATAGGGTGATTTTAAACATTAATTTCTTTCATAATAAAATAAAATTGATTATAACTAGAAAAAGTTTAATTCTAATTTTTTTAATAATATCTTAGATACAATCCTTTTTATGAATAAGCTTATAAAAAAACTAAACGATTTTAACGAACTTGTTATGTTCAAACACTCTATTTTTTCCCTACCTTTTATTTTTATTGCGATGGTAGTTGCAGCAAATGGTTGGTTTGGATTTAAACTTTTTGTTTTGGGAATTCTCGCAGCTCTAACTGCAAGAAACTTTGCTATGGGATTTAATAGATTTATGGATAGAGATATAGATGCTTTGAATCCGCGAACTATAAATAGACCAAATGTTGATGGAAGAATAAGTGCTTCTTCTATGTTTATCTTTGTACTTTTAAATGCTTTGGGATTTATTTTAGTTGCATATTTCGTAAATGATTTAGCTTTATATTTATCAATTCCAATTTTAATAGTGATTGGTTCATACTCATATTTCAAAAGATTTTCTTATTTAGCCCATGTTATTTTAGGTATCTCTTTAGGACTTGCCCCAATTGCTGGTGTTGTAGCTGTTAGTGAAACTATTCCTTTTTGGGCAGTTTTATTAAGTATTGGAGTTATGTTTTGGGTTGCGGGCTTTGATTTACTTTACTCTTTACAAGATATTGAAGTTGATAAAAAATTAGGACTTCACTCAATTCCCTCAAAATTTGGTGTTGAAAAAACAATGAAAATTTCAAAGATTTTTCATGCTTTAACTGTAATTTTTTGGCTTTTATTTGTAATAGTTTCAGGAAGTTCATATTTTGCTTATCTTGCAGTTATCCTTAGTGCGATGATGTTATCTTATGAACATTATTTAGTAAATAAGGATTTCAAAAAAATAGATAAAGCCTTTTTTACAGTGAATGGTTACTTAGGAATTATGTTTTTTATTTTGATTGTATTAGATAATATTTTCTTTTAATTGAATTTTTAAGTAAGGCTGTGCTATTATTCCAGCCTTATTTTTAAGAATGTTAAATGCGTCTGTGGCTCAACTGGATAGAGCATCGGGTTTCGGCCCCGGCGGTTACAGGTTCGACTCCTGTCAGGCGTACCATAAAAAAGCCCGATTTAATGACTCTTTAGAGTTTTTAAATCGGGCTTTTTTTATTTATAAACAAAAAAAATCACATATGACAATTCTTCAGAATTTAAAAAAAAGTAATAAAATAAGAATAATAAATTTGTAAATTAAAGACAATAATTACAAAGCTTGTAACTAAATATAATAGAAAAATAATTATATTATAACTTTTTAAGTTAATTTTTAACCCTGCTTATGTTAGAATAACTTTGAAGTTAGAATATATCTACTTAAGGAAAAAAATGCCCTATTTTGTTTCATCGATAATTGCTATTGTTAGTGCAATGATCATTATGTTTACAAGATATGAAGCAGATGATAGTTCTATTACTGCTGAACTTGATAGAATGAAGTCAATGTTTTTAATGGTTGATGGATTTACAAATACATATGTTCAATCTGGTGGTGATTTGACAGATGTCAATTTCCAAAAATTATCGTGTTCCGGAATATTGTCAGGTAACATAAAAGATACTTTATCATCAACAAATTGTGATACAACAGTTACTGCTGATGGCGCTACTGACAATGTAACAGATAGTTTTAATGCTTCAAAATTAACTTTTCCATCTAATTCAGTTATTTGGCAGTTGATTCCTGTACCTAGCACAGATGGAAATTATGGCACATCTTCAGGAAGTGCATACAAACTTCTAGTTGATATGAGAAAAAATAGTTCTTTGATGAGTAAAGCTATTTTTGCAGAGAGTTTTTCTGGTAGAGAATTTTGCGAAAAAATGTTATTTGGTACTTTAGAGTTAAATCGTACCTCTTACGATCCAAATACAAAAAATTTTACTGGAGCAAGTACAAATAAAAGTGATGGGCTTTTTGTTTGTATTGTATTCAAGTAAATTGGTGCAACTAAAAGAAGTTGTAGTATAATACCGACCTCAAGGTCTAAAAAATTTAACTTAACAAAAAGGATAGAAGTATGCCACAGTTAATAGCAATGGTAATCGTAGTTGTTGGAGCAATGATTTATATGTTCCAAACATTTGGTGGAACAGGTGATAAAATTGAGGGAATAGCTCAAAAAACAAGTATTATTACTGAGATTAATAATATTAAAGATGGTGTAAAAATTGCAGCAAAATCAGGACAAATTGCAGCTACAGCAAAAGATGATAAAGTAAATAATTTAAAAGGATTAGCATCTTTATCTTACTTTGCAGAACAAATTAATGCACAATTAACTGATACAACAAATAATGCTGCAAATGCAAATATATATAATGCAATCTCATTTGGAGGAGGAGTTATTACAGGAGCAGATAATAATAGTGATATGCAGATTTCACTAGTTACTCCTGCAGTATCAGGTACTGTAAAAAGAACACCTGGAATTTTTGTTGACTTTTCTAAAGGTGGTTTAAAAACAAATGCTGCATTTTTAGAATCTCAAATTGCAAATGATTTATCGGCTGTAGCATTTATAGATAGAACATCAACAACTGCAACTGCAAAAGCTGGAGTTATTAATGATGCTGGTTCAGCAATTGAAAAAAGAACACCTGCTATTGGTAAAACAAAACAAGATGCAAATGGTAATACTGTAGCGGATGATCCAACAAGTGCAGAATTAGGTGATGGTAAATTCATTATTTACTTTAAAGATTTTGGTTCTGATGAAGTTGTACAATAATATTTAGGCATAAGCCTAAATATTATATTTTTTAAACTAAAAACTAAGTATTAAAAATCTAATAGTATTTACTTTTTATTTTAAGTTTCTTTTTTTGAAGGGTTTTTATTAATGTTTGGAAATATATGGCTATCGTCTGCTCTTATTGTTACAGCTATATTTTCAGCATCTGCTATGTACAAATCATATAGTGATATTCAAGAAGCAAAACAAATCCAAGAAAATTACGAAATAATCTCAGAAATCAAAACGCTTTTAGCCAAGCAATACAACAAAAATCCCCAAGATATTACAAGAGATGAAATAATCGCCAATTTACCAAAAAGTGAAAATTGGGAAAAAGTTTTATTACTTGATAGAAATAAAAATAGCACTTTAACAAATAAAGAGGTAGTTAATAGTGATGGTAATCTTGAAATAAGTCAAGATGAAAAGTTAAAACTTCTAGCCTTAAAAGCAAAATTAAAAAATATTACAGATGTTTCAACTTTTACCGCAGATACAACAACAAAAAAATATACTTTTCCAGTAGGAAAAATAGAACAAAATAGTGTCATAACAGATCCAGATATTGAAGATAGTTTAACAAGAGCTATTCATTCTTTATCTGAGAGCATATTGTATACAACAGGTTCAAATAAACAAGTTGTTCTAGATAATATAATAGAAGAGTTTACTCCTTATGATAAATTGTATTTTAATTTCTTAAAAAGTGGTGAAACTATTATTAGTGCAGATACTTTGAAAACTAGACAAAAAGCATATTTTAAAACAAAAATAAAAGAAAAACTTTATTTAAATGAAAGTGCTCTTGATACTAGACTATATAAAGAATTGAAAGATATATTATGAAAAAAATTCTGATTATATTTTTTATCTTTTTTTCTTTCTCTTTTTCTTTGGAGCTAAATTTAAACAATTTTGAAGACAGACAAGCAGCTCTTAGAGATGTAAAAACTCTTATCTTATATGAAGAATCAATAGCAAAAGCTTATGAAGAGTATATTTTAACAAATTATTCAATTCCCACATTAACTCAAATAACTTCTTTAATAGAAAATATTTCCCTTATAAATCCAATAAACTCAACTTTTACTTTAGATGGTACTTTAATGAAAATCTCTTATGGTTTAATTGATGAAATAAAAGCAGACAGTTCAATAAAAGCTTTATATGAAAGTAATACCTATAGAAAAAGAACATTTTTCAGAAATGATAAAATTAGCTTTATATTAGAAGATGAATTTGCAAAACATTTATATGATTTAATAAAACAAAGTGGAGAGATTATTAATTGTCCAACTAACTCAGGCACAATTACTAAAGTAAACTGTAAACAAAGTAACCATATTTATATAGGTGTAACTAATATAAAAAAAGATACTAGAGTAAATACATATGAGCCAGATGTTTATTTAATGGTTTATAGTATTGATAAGTTTAAAACAGGACCAATAGTAATTACTGCTGATAGTACAGAATATACTCAAAGTGAATTTGATTCTATACCAAAAGGTGCATTACTTTATGATGTAGTGGGAGTTAAATATGTAAAAACTATTGATGGAATTAAGGCTTTAAAATGATAAAAAATTTCTTTTATTCAATTTTATTATTTATACCATTATTTGCAGTTGATACTTTAACTGTAGATAATTTAACAGCTCAAAAACAAGATACATTGTATATTCAGAATATGATAGAAATAGAAGAGAATATTGCTAAAAATTTTGAAAAATATCTTTTGACAGAGTATTCAATCCCTACTATGGAGAAGTTAATAAGTGATGATTATTTAGGAAGTAATTTTTCAGTCATTAATAAAATGGGAGAGAACATAGATTTTAAAGATAGCTCTTTATTACAACTAAAATATGCAGTTACAAAAGATGCGTATAGAAAAAAAAGAGATTTAACAGTTGGAATTGATAATTATATAATTCAGCTTTATAATAGGGATTTGTACCGAAACTATACTTATGCTTATGATGATACAACGGATAATTCAAAATCATATATAGAATTTAAATTAAAATCAGCAGAAGCAAAAACGATATTTAAAATTTTAAATTCAGGATCAACTATAGCAAAAACCTGTATAGATTCTTTGAAAAATACATATTGTAATTATGATACAAATTCTATTAGATGGTATAACAGTGCATCTAACTGGATAGAATATGATAAAAAAAATTTTGAAGATGGGAATGTAACGGTAGTTAGTTCATCAGTAATAAATGATCCAAAACTAGATAATTTAAAAGTTGGTGTATATATATTTATACAAAATACTTCTAGATATGTGAAATTAATAGATAATAAAATTTTAAAGGTTGACTAAATTAAAACTCTAATATCAATACTAATATTTTTTAACTTTCTTTTGGCATCAAATGAAAATATATCATTAATGAATAATATAAAAGATGTAATTCAAAAAGAAGAATATATTGCACTTGCTTTAAATAAATATGTCTTACAAACAGGAACTATTCCTAAAAAAAATGATGATTCTTTAGATTGGGATAAACTAATGGTTGAAGATTATTTAGGAATAAATTTTAATAAAATAAATCCTTTTACATCAAAAGAAATAAAAGTAGTTTTTGATACAAATAATAATGCATATATAAAAGGTGCAATTGAACAAGAGAGCGATTACTCATCAAATGATAACTATTTATATAACTTTTATACAAATAAAGTATTTAGGGTAAATACAATAGCTCCAAAAAATATAACAAAAAGTGAATTAGCAAAAGGTTCTTTAGTTTTATATAATGACATCCAGAAACAAATAGCATCAGTGCTAAAAGACAATACTTATTCTGTACTTTTCCCTAGCCAAAATTGTACAAGTGGCAAATATTTTTATGAATTAAAAGATGAAAAATTAAACTATAAATATTGTAAAACAAATGGAACAGCTTTAACTGTTTTTCAAGAATCTCCAATTTATTTAGAAGATTGGGATGATTTGCAATATATTAGAGCAAATATTGGTTCTGCTGCTTTTGTTCAGAAAAATGGAGAATGGTTTGAATACTATTATCAAGGGAAACTAAATATTCCTTGGATTCCCGTAGGTGAGGGTGAAAAATTAGCAAGTCAACAAGAAGAAGAAAGTGAATATATAGAAAAAATTTCAAGTTACATTCCTAATGCAAAAGATTTATTTATAAGACAAAGTGGTGGTTGTATGCTTGCAAGTGGTGATATTTTTTGTTGGGGAAATAATGATTATAAAAAAGCTGGAGTTTCTTCTTATGGACAGTTAGATAATACTTTATCACCTACTTATGTTAATACTCCTGTAATGCTTAAAACACAAATAGATAATATTAAAATTGGCTCAACAATTCATGATTTAAATTCAAAAAAATGGTATAACAATCCATATAGAGTTAAGTTTGATAAAATGGCTATGAATAGAAGTAATGTTTGTGGAATTACAAAGATATTTGAGTATGTTGAAGGTAATACAACTTATAAATATGGTGGAGATTTATATTGTGATGGGAATATAACTTCTACATATTATGAAGACTTAAGTAGTTCAGCTGTTGAAAGTAATATTTTAAAAAGAAATAAATCAATTTATACTGGAAAATCTACACAGGTAAAAAATTCTAATGCCATATATTTAAAAGATATAGCTATGATAGAAGATGTAACTGCACTATTATCAGATAATGGGAAAATCTATGTTATAGGAAAAAATTATAAAGGTTCTTTAGGATTAGATAAAAGTGATAATTTTTACTCTGTAAATACACCCACCCCTATTGTTGCCAATTCTAATATAATTTTTCAAAAAATATTTGCTTTAAGAGATAGTAGAACTTTTGGAGCAATAGACTCAAATAATATTTTTTATATTTGGGGAGAAAGAGGAAGTAGTGTAATAACAAAACCTACAATAATTGCGAGTTCAAAACAATTTAATCCAGATGCAATATTTGTAAATACAAATGAATTTGTATTAAAAGATATAGATGGAACATATTATAAAACAAAAGGTAATACAGAGATTCAATCAATAGCATCTGATTTAAATGGAACAAATCCTATAAGTCTTTCTTATTACAAAGATAATAAAAATAATGAGTACCTACTTTATATTGATGAAAACTTAACTCTAAGAGGAACAACCTCCTTATTAACATGTAAAGAATCAGATGAAACTTCCTCTTGTGATAATAATTCAAATGAAACTTTTGATAGTTCAATAAATTATTTAAATACAGCAAATAATGTAGTAAGTGACAAATTAGCAAATTTTACAAATGTATCAATATTTAAACTTGATCATCAAATACAAGAAGTTGATGAAGATTTTGAAAATAAAGATTATATAGGTTGGAATAGAAATGTAAGTTCATATTATGGAAATACAAATACAGGTAATTTCCTAGGGGAATGGGGTGCTAATACTAGTGGAACTAATTATTTGTATAAAACTTTTGATTTTGGAGTTGAAAATAAAAACAAGAGTGTATCAATAACCTTAGATTTTTATCAAATTGGCACGTGGAAAACAAGTGGGAGTAAAGAATATTTTTATGTATACACTAATGGGGTAACAAAAAAAACATTTACTGCAAGTAGTACTGCCGGAACTTCAATTACTATCGGTTCTGAAAGTGCTAGGAAGAATAGTATAACAGCAAGTGATACCTTAGATTCAAATGGAAAAATAACTTTAGGATTCTCAAGTAATATAGATGGGTCAAATGGAGAATCTTGGGGTGTGGATAATATTGAAATTAAAAGTGGAACTATAGTATTAAACTATTCTGATTTTGAAGTAGCAAATTTAGGATGGAAAGATTATTTGGGTAATTCAATAAATAATGTGACTTCTATTATTGATAATGGGGATATAACACAAGTCCCAGCAACAACTTTTTTAGGAAGATTTCCTGTAACATATTCTTGTTCTGGGTCATATGGTGATCCATGTAAAGAATCAAAAGTTAAACCTTATATTGTAACAAAAGAATTTAGTTTTCCTGGATATGCTAATTATGAAGTTGAAATAGAGTTTGATTTTTATGAAATAGATACATGGGATGGAGAAAGATTTGAATTTTACGCAAATGATGAACTTTTAGCGGTAGACCATTTTGTAATGGATGGACAACAATTTTTGAAAGATAGTAATATCACAGGAATTAATTTACAAGATAATATACGACCTGAGACAGGATATGCATCAGATCAAACTTATAGATATAAAATCAGAACAAAATTAGACTCAAATGCAAAAGTTACATTGAAATTCCAAACAAATTTTGAATTTACAGATCCTAAATATGCAAATGATTGGTCTAAATTTGATGAAGGTGTTGATAATGAATCATGGGGAATAGATAATGTAAAAGTGAAATTAAAAGAGACATACAAAAAATTTGTTTGTGCAATGACTGGAATAGAAGATGCTTCTCAGATGTATTGCTGGGGGAATGTAGCTCGAAGTGTGCCTATTTTAAGTACATCTTTATATGATGTAGATAAAATATCAACTACAAATAAATTATTTATTACCCAAGATAGTGAAAAATCAGATCAAATGTCTTTTGATGAATATTTCAATGATGGGAAATTATTCTTAAAATATCCAACTTACATAGGGGGATTTGATTATCCCTTTTATTTTAGATAAGGAAAAAAATGCTCGTAAAGTTAAATATAAAATCTCTATTAGTTGTAACTCTTCTTCTTTCTGGTTGTAGCTCAAAAAGTTACCATGAGGAAATGATTACAAATACAAAAAACTCTCTTGATAAAAAAGAGTATAAAGGTATTCAAGAATCTTATTCAAGTTCTTTAGTGAATGAAAAAGAAGTAAAAAAAGAGTACATTAGTATTTTGGATGATAAATCATTAGGTGATATTTTAAAAGAGATGGAAATATTAGATGGCAATTTTTATTATTTAAAAAGTAGTGATGTTTTAATTCCTAAAAGTAGAATCAAAATACATAATATTGTTGAATTAAATCAATATTTAAATGCTGTGTTAGATAAAGAACTCTTTATTAAAAAAAGTGGTTCAATATATTTAGTTCAACTTTTAAGTACAAGTGAAACAAAAAAACAATCAATAGAGCATATTCCTTTTATTCTTGATGGTCAAATTTCGGTGGAAGAGTTAATAAAATTAATAACAGCAACTTCTGGATATGAAGTAAACATTGGAAGTTATATAGATAATAGAGATGATTTTCAAAATAGTATAATTAGTATTAGTTCAAAAAATTTGAAAGATGCATTAAACTCACTCTCTCATGCAAAAGATGTTTTTGTTGATGTTGATTATGATAAAGAAGTAATAAATATTTCTAGATATAAAGATATAGTAGTTGAATTAAATATTCCATTATTAGATATGAAATCATCAAGTCAAACTTCTAATCAAGAATCAACAGGTGAGAGTAAAGTTGAAAATAACTCTCAAATAGCACTATATGATGAGTTAGATAAAATGTTGAAAAATATTATATCAACAGATAAAATATCAACATATCACATAGATAAAGCAAGTGGATTAATATTCTTAAAATCAACAACTTCTGTTGAAAGTGCAGTTAGAACTATTGCAAAAGCTTATGAAGCATCATTTGCTAAAGAAGCTGTAATTGAGTTTGAAAGGGTTGAACTTCTTTTAAATAAAAATAGAGAGTATGGAATAGGAACAATATCAGATGATAGACAAACTAATGCAGGAACAGGCGTAGCAAAAAGTTTAGGGGAGAATGGTGCATTTAGTTTTACAAGTGATAATGCTTCAAGACTTCTTCAAGTAACAGCAACTGCAAATAATGCAATTGGAAAAATACTAAATTATAGTAAAAATGTTTTAGTTTTAAAAAATAATATACCAACTGTTCAATCAATAACAGAAAATACTGATTATGTAGAAAAAATCGAAACAACAGTTGATTCTGATACAAATACCAGAACATCTGATGTTACAGTTAATACTCTAAAAGAGGGAACTTCAATTACTGCAATGGCTAAAATATCTAGAGATAAAGTATTTTTAAATATTTCACCTACAATAAAGAAACTTATAGAGTTTGATCAAGTAAGTATCGATGGTACAACAATAAAGTTACCACAATATAATGATCAAAGTTACAATATTTCAAGGGAAGTTAGATTGGGAGAAACATCAATAGTTGGATCAATTATTGTACATGATGATACTAAAAATTATCAAGGTGTTTTACCAGTTGAAGGATTTGCAATAGGTGGAACTGATTCAAAATCTTATGTTAGAAGAGAAATTGTTTATATAGTTACTCTTAAAAATATTAAAGGCTTTTAATAATGAGTATGTTTGCTGATCCATATGAGCAGTTTTTATTAGATTATTTAGTTACAAAATTAGATAATGGTTCAAATACTAGAAGAGCCTTATTACTCTATAGTGAACAAATTACTAGAGAGACTAATTTCAAAAAAAGATTAATGGCTGCAATAAAAGATATGGAAATTGGAAAACATAAACTCGAAGCAATTTTACATAAACATAAATTTCTCAATAGCTTCCAATTTAGTTTGGTTGTAAATAGTACAAGTACAATTGATGGACTAAGATTAGTATTGTCTTTCAAAAAAGCAAATTCAAATTTATTATTAAAAATGATAAATCCAATTTTTGTTCCATTATCAATAGTTATTGGAACATTTTATGCTTTGATTTTGTATCTGGATATGTTACAAAAAGATTTAATTCAATTAAAAAAAATGAATCCAGATGTTGAACAATTTTTAGGAATACCAAAATATTTTACTTATGAAATTGCATATACTGGCCTTGGAATATCAATTTTTGTAACAGCTTTTATCTTTTTTGGATATGTTTATTGTGAAAAATATAAACCAGCTTGGTTATATAAAGTTTTTAAAACTCAAGCTTTTTCAGATGGAAGATTTATGTTTAGAATTTTAAATGGAATGTTGAGTGCTGGTATTTCTTTTCATAAAACTTCATTAATTTTATCAAAGGACTATTTTAAAGAGGGATTAAGACCATTTTTCTATGAATTAGCTGATATTATAAATAGAAATAAGAAGTTATTTATTGTTTTTGAAAAATATAATTTCCCAGCAATCATAACAGCTGATATAAAATTATCAGAATTAAGTAAAACAAGTTTTTCAGAAGTAACAAAATCTCTATATCAAACTTGTGACACTATGTATGAAAAGAATATTAATTATATGGTGTTACAATGGAAATTTATGTTTTGGATGGTTGCTATGCTAGTTAC from Arcobacter venerupis includes these protein-coding regions:
- the rpmE gene encoding 50S ribosomal protein L31 encodes the protein MKKDIHPDYKVCTISCACGNTFETKSNVESLRIDICSSCHPFFTGEQKLVDAAGRVEKFKAKYNMAK
- the miaA gene encoding tRNA (adenosine(37)-N6)-dimethylallyltransferase MiaA; amino-acid sequence: MKEIAIIGSTASGKTALSLEIANKTNSIILSLDSLCVYKEIEIASAKPSLEERGNIIHFGIDEVFPNEEFDVVKFIELYKKAKDYAIKNEKNLIIVGGTGFYLKALIDGLSKGVDSKIKLDIPQQDAYDLLYEIDKEYMQKIEKNDRYRIEKAYAIYKETGLSPTSYFEKNPKIAVAKDLKIFEILWDKEELKNRIALRTKIMVNSGLIDEVIFLEKKYTREPNCMASIGIIETLEYLDGKLSKQELEEKLSANTAKLAKRQNTFNKSQFLDKTSNIIENLNSDIIKYFSL
- the mqnP gene encoding menaquinone biosynthesis prenyltransferase MqnP — its product is MNKLIKKLNDFNELVMFKHSIFSLPFIFIAMVVAANGWFGFKLFVLGILAALTARNFAMGFNRFMDRDIDALNPRTINRPNVDGRISASSMFIFVLLNALGFILVAYFVNDLALYLSIPILIVIGSYSYFKRFSYLAHVILGISLGLAPIAGVVAVSETIPFWAVLLSIGVMFWVAGFDLLYSLQDIEVDKKLGLHSIPSKFGVEKTMKISKIFHALTVIFWLLFVIVSGSSYFAYLAVILSAMMLSYEHYLVNKDFKKIDKAFFTVNGYLGIMFFILIVLDNIFF